One bacterium genomic window, CGGGATCATCAACGCAATGCCCTTCAATTGTATGCCGGGGACAGTGGTTAGTTCGTTGTCGCGAACTGTTGCCGAGGATCTCGGCAAAGTCCCGTGGCTGAATATAAGTTATGAGGGGTTACGAGATTCCGGCGAGGAGACGCGGCTGGAGGCATTCGCCGAGCAGGTCCGCTCATTTTCGGTTGGACTATCTGTACCGGAGGTCAGACCGGTTAAGTGAGTCTTCTTATCCGTACCCGTCGCACCAGTTTACCGATTGATTTTCCGGCCGGTTCCAGCATATATTTACCGCGCAGTCGGTTCCGGTCAGGTTTCTGGTGCGGAACTGTTTGGTGTTCCAGTTGTTTGAAAGGCAGCAATAATTCAGCCCCCGAGTGGGAATTGGAGGATAATTGATGAGCAAACCGATGGATATCACCGACGCCACTTTCGAGAATGAAGTTCTCCAGGCAGATCGTCCGGTAGTCGTTGATTTTTGGGCGACCTGGTGCGGCCCCTGCAAAATGATCGCCCCGATCCTTGAAGAGGTCGCTGGCGAAATGGGTGACCGGATAAAGGTTACTAAACTGGATGTTGACTCTAACAGCAAGACGGCTGGAAAATACAATATCATGTCGATCCCGTCGCTGCTGTTCTTCCGCAATGGTCAAGTGGTCGACCAGGTTATTGGAGCCATCCCGAAAGCACAACTGGTGGCCCGTCTCGAGAAGGTGCTTGCCAAGTAAGCAAACAGCCTTTCCGAAAGTCCGGACATATTCGACAGCACAGGGAGTTTCGCCTGTGCTGTCGTTTTTGAGGCTGATACAAATGGGGAAGAGGGCGACCGTTCTCCACACGTGGAGTTTGACACCGGCAGTCAACGAAAACGCTATTTACCGGGTACAACCTTATGGATTGGATTGACATCGTCTTACTGGCGCTTTTTGCCCTGTTCTACATCTTCCTGACCAGGAAGATCTTACCTCGAATGGGCGTGCCTACCTGAATGCCGACTCGGTGTTCTCTTCCGGAGGAAGAGCAGTCGGTGAAGCCCGCCAAAGCCGATCGTCGACCAGACGAGCAATCTTAAGTCGCCAAGACCGTTACGGTTAGGGCGTTAACCCGATTGGCTTTCCAGCCGATACAGTAGTTAATATGAGATCGACCTACTCCGACGGCTCAATGGGAAGAGTTAGCATTGGTCCCGGCATTCCAAGCCCCGTGATCAAGATATTGTTGCTGGTCACCACCGGCATTTACTTTCTGCAGTTGTTGATTCCACAACTGACCGGCTACCTGGCGTTCACGCCGCTAGTCACATTTCAGAGCTTCCCTCTCTATCTGTACCAGATAGTGACCTACATGTTTCTCCATGGTGGGTTCTTCCACCTGCTGTTTAATATGTTGATGCTCTGGATGTTCGGTACGGAGATCGAGCGAGCCTGGGGCTCCCGGTCATTCTTCCGTTTCTACCTGATCGGCGGCATCTGTGGTGCGCTCTTGACTCTTGGAGTTTTTCTGGCTACTGGCGGATCGGCCATGCTTGGCGCAACCGGTGGACCGGTGGTAGGTGCCTCCGGCGCGATCTACGCGATCCTGATCGCCTATTGGCTGATGTTCCCTGATAGAATTCTCTACCTCTATTTCTTTTTCCCAGTGCCGGTGAAGTTTGCGGTTCCGATCATGATGTTGATCGGATTTTTCGCCGGAGGAGCAAATGGCGGCACAGCTCATATGGCTCATCTGGGCGGAGCGCTCTTCGGTTTGGCCCACCTGAAGCTGGACTGGCGCTGGTTGGCGATCGGCCGAAAGCTAAAGAACTTGCGTTATAAACGTCAGGAAGCTAAACTGCACAAACGGCGGCAGGAAGCCGAAGATATAATGAGAAAGGTTGATGCCATTCTCGATAAGATCAATGAGGTCGGAATGGAAAATCTGACCAAAGCTGAACGCAAGTTTCTCGAAGACGCTTCTTCGCAGTTGTCCAAACAGAAACAGCACCGCGAAAGATAGGCGACCCTATGCGCAAACGAGTCCTCGTCGCAGAAGCTTCCGATACGAACCGCCGGGTTGCCGAAACCCTGTTGCGCCAGAATGGCTTCGAAGTCATTTCTGTGGCGGCGGTCGACAAGGCTCGCGAAGTATTGCAATTTTCTCGCCCCGATCTCCTGATCATCGGCGGCGACCTCATGACTTCCAATAATCAGCCGTTCTACGATGAGGTAACCGCGAATCCCAAGCTGGCCACCATTCCGTTGATGATATTCGAACCGCTGACTCCGGTGGATCTCCCATTTCCGCCCGAGGTTGTCATACATTTGCCGTTCGAGCCGCTCGAATTCGTCCAGCGAGTGACCACGTTCACCGGAATGGCCAATGGACCGGCGTCGCCGAATCCGCTGAGCGGACTGGCCGGTGATGACGCTTTTCTTGATGCAGCCCTTGGATTGGATCGGATCGATGTAACCAATTCTGAGGTGATGGATCGCACTACACTCGCCAACGGGACCACTCAGGTCAAAGTAACGACCGACAAGTTGGTCGGGTTTGACCATGTCGAGGAAGAGAAGCATTCTGATTCTGCCCGTGTCGAATCGGTCATGATCCGTGACGACAAGACCGGACAGATCAAGCAGCCGGCGCCGACTCCGACGACGTCCAACAAACTTGAGATCATGAAGGATCAGTATGGTCTGGTCGATCCGGCCAGTTTCCAGCCCGATCCTGCCACCCAGCAGCACGACTACGATTGGTTTATTAATTCGATGCGTGAGGAGATAGGTGGCGCTCCCAAACCGCTGGCTCCGCAACCGCCTTCTGTAGCCGTGAATGAGTCGGGTCAATTGCGAATCCAGGCTCGGCCACTCCCGAATGAGGATATTCGTGCAGCAGACACCACAGCCGCAGGAAGAATGCCTTCAACCAGCGGTGTGGGGAGTCGCCCGAAGACGGCCGGTGTCGAGAAATTCATCGATGAGTTCAAGAAGGAGATCGAGCGGATCCGATCGAATGAGCCGGACTCGATCTTTGTCGAAGAACAGAAACAGTCTGTAGATCAAGACTCACTGGCCTGGGAAGAGTCACTCGAAAAAGTCACCCCCCAGCAAGTTGAGCTGTTCACCCGTCAGTTTGCCGCGGAACTTGCTGAGAAGATCGCCGAGAAGATCGTCGGCAAGATCGACCCGGACAAGCTGTTACAACTGATCAAGGCTGAGATTCTCGCTCATCACCAGGCGAAAAAACAATAGATCGCTCGACTGAATCGTCGCTCACCATAGGAAGGGAGAGACCACTTTGCAAGGTTCCGCCACCGTTGAGATCCCAACCGCCATTCTTGCCGGATTGCTGTCATTCCTGTCCCCCTGCGTACTACCGCTGATTCCAGGATACCTGTCATTCATTTCAGGTGTCTCAATCGAGGATCTGACTTCACGTGAGAAGGCTGGCGCGCATTATCGGAAATTGGTACTCAATACAGTCCTCTTTGTGGTCGGTTTCTCTTTGGTCTTCATCTTTTTTGGTGCGATTGCCCCACAAGTCGGCAATATCTTCAAATACAAAGATATCTTCAGCAAAGTGGCCGGGGTGGTCATCTTCATCTTTGGCCTCCATGTTGCGGGGGTATTCCGTATCGGCTTCCTCAACTATGAGAAGCGCTTCCACGCCGGGCAGAAGAAATTCGGCGTCGTTGGTTCTATCTTGATCGGTATGGCCTTTGCCTTTGGCTGGACTCCATGCATCGGTCCGATCCTTGCGGCTATTCTGACACTGGCTACACAACAAGAGAATGTATCGCAGGGCGTTATTCTGTTGGCTTTCTATTCTGCCGGACTCGGCATTCCATTCATATTGACTGCTGTTTTGTTCAACTACCTGATCGGCGCATTCGGCTTCATAAAACGTCATTTCCGAGCGGTGGAGATCATCTCCGGGTCGTTGCTGATGCTGGTCGGCGTTATGATCTTCTTTGACCTGTTGCAGCGACTGTCTATCTACCTGATGGATTGGTTTCCGGCGCTGCAGGAGATCGGCTAATTTTTCGCAAATCTCCCGGGCGTGGCTTGACTGCCATTTCGCCCGGACATATATTTCCGGCATGGAAACAGTCACCATTGTCGAGTGTGGATATATATGCCTGAAAAGAAGAAGATAGATTCCGTCGTTGCCATTTGCATCCAGGAGCCGACCGAAGAAGGGTCGTCGATGGATTTCGGCATCATCAAAGGTGATAATCTTCGCTTTCTCCATCAGGCTTTTATCACCGATACGATCACCAACGCCTTCGATGTCGGCAATGCCGACGTTCGGCTGTACCATGTCGATCAGACCGATCGCAAGCGCCTGATCAAAATCGTTACTGAATATCTGACCAATAAACTCGATGGGAAACGCGCTGAGGCGCTCAAGAACCGTTTCACGGTCATAGAGCAGTCGGGCGGTGCCTGGGCCGAGCGAATGGATGCAGTCTTTCACGACTGTTTCGACCAGGGATATAAGCATGTTCTTTTGCTGGGAAGTCGCACGCCGACCATCACCAGCAAAATGATGAAGACCGCGCTGAAGATGCTCAATGAATCCGATGCCGTCTTCGGACCGACGCCGGAAGGTCGCTACTATTCGCTTGGGATGTCCGGCAGCCTGCAGATACAATTGCGGGATTTTGACTGGAAGGCCCCAACCATCTATCATGACGTCGCAAACGCCTTTACGTCGGCGCACCTCTCCTGGGCCGAACTTGAGATCTGGTATGCGGTCGAGAACCCGGATTATCTTGAGACGATGGCGCGCGATATCAATCAGTTCCGCTTCGAAGGAGACGAGTTTACCGCCCGGGAGACCGAAGTGGTGATCGAGCGCATTCTCACCCGATTGGAGCCGTAATGGAACGGCATCTGCAAAAACTCTCCTGGCTGACAGTCCGTCAGCTTGTCCCGTCACAAATTGATACCATCGTATTCCCGGCCGGGACGGTTGAGGGGCACGGTTCCTCTGCTATCGGCACTGATAATTTCATCCCGGAGATCATTGCCGATGGTATCGCCGAACGGATAAACGCGCTGGTTGCTCCAACGCTCAACTACGGCATCACCCGTTCGCTGATCCGCTATAACGGCGGTTCGACTATTGCCGAGGATAATTACCGGCGGTTCGTTCGAGACATCCTCGACTCGTATGCCGATTCAGGTTTCAAGAATATCATTCTGATGAACGGGCATGGCGGTAACAATAACGCGCTCAAGTCGGTCGCTTTCGAGTTTCACCATGAGCGAAAGTGCAATATCGCGGTGCTTCACTGGTGGGAGCTGTGCGGAAAGATGACGGAACAGTTCTTTGGTCATACCGGCGGTCATTCCGGGACCGATGAAACCGCGATGGTAATGTCAATTGACCCGAAACTGGGCGGCAAAGAACAATACGATCCTGACCTCGCATGGTATTTTCGGCCCGGCGCGGATATCTACCCGGTTCCAGGTACGATTTTGCTCTACAAAGAGGGAGAGGGGTATCCTGAGTTCGACAATAAACGAATACAGGAGTACCGTCAGAAGGTGATTGAGACAGTCGGTGATTTTACCGAACTGGTCCTCTCCCGCTGGCGAAAGTGGGGAATGTAACAAATCAGAAGGGCCTCACCGGTGTGAGGCCCTTTTCATTTCAGCTATCAATAATCTCAGAACAAAATCAGAAGTGCTCTATATACGTCAACCGCAGCTCACGCGTGATGGTCGAGGCTTCGCGACGGTTCAACAGCAGGTCTTTGAGCATCACCTCGATCTGGAGATTCTGCGCAAACAACCACTTGATCGATGAATTCAGATATCCCCGCCCCTGGCCTGAGAAATTAGCGGGCGAGCCGTCCGGATAGGTTGAGCGGTCGTCATTCAACGCCAGATCGTACTCCAAAAGCAGGGCCAGGTTGTAATTGAAGGTCGCATCAAAACCGAAAAATCCATTCAGCGTTTTGTCTTCGTCTTTCTTCTTTTCCATTGAATAGTTGATCCCGGCATGCCATCCCGAGGTCCACTTGTAGAAATAGAACGAACGGCTGGCAACGGCATAAAATCCTCTCGACTTAAACTCATACCGTTGTAAGTCCTTATTCCAGCGGCCATCCCCCTGCGACGAGTACCCCACCACGATGCCGGGGAAATACTGCATCTCATCGATTATGCGGAACTTGAGATTGAATTCAATGTCCGGGTTCCAGTTCGGCTCGTCGTTTGAGATCGCCCCTTCCGCGCCATAGGCGATACCCAGCGTCAGGCGATTAGACAGACCGATATTACACGTACCGAGCGCCCCACCACCTGAATAAACGCGGAGTCCAATATCAAAGTAGCTGCGCGGTAGAGTACCCGCAGTCGGCATATCAATGAGATCGCGTGGGGGAATATCGTACAGAGTCCCGCTGACATCGCGGGCCTGCTCGTTGTCTGCCGGGGGCTGTGCGATCGCCATATTCGCAGTAGCGAACGTGGTTACAATCAGGAGTATGGTGAAAAGTCGTCTGGTCATGCCTGGTTATCCTGCAGTAGCTGTTTTTTTACTACCAGTTATATGCCCGGGCTGGCGGAACAAGTCAAATTAAAACAGGCGAACCGGTTTGGCCGAAATCGCACACTCACTCGTTCAGGCCGACCATTCGTAGAAAATGTTGCCGTATCATCTCGGTGACCGGCCCCGGCTCGAAGAAATGACGTTTCTTGTCGGCTATCTCCTGCACGGAGATCACCAGGCGGGTGGAACTTGAGATAAATACCTCATCGGCACTCACTAACTGCTTGACCGTCGCATCTTTCTCGACAAGACGGAGTTTCAGTTTCCGCGTCTGGCGCAACATAACTTCGCGCGTTGTCCCTTCAAGACAGCCGGCATTGACCGGGGGAGTATAAACGATCCCTCGCTTTACCCAAAAGAT contains:
- a CDS encoding DUF2064 domain-containing protein; translation: MPEKKKIDSVVAICIQEPTEEGSSMDFGIIKGDNLRFLHQAFITDTITNAFDVGNADVRLYHVDQTDRKRLIKIVTEYLTNKLDGKRAEALKNRFTVIEQSGGAWAERMDAVFHDCFDQGYKHVLLLGSRTPTITSKMMKTALKMLNESDAVFGPTPEGRYYSLGMSGSLQIQLRDFDWKAPTIYHDVANAFTSAHLSWAELEIWYAVENPDYLETMARDINQFRFEGDEFTARETEVVIERILTRLEP
- a CDS encoding rhomboid family intramembrane serine protease, which translates into the protein MRSTYSDGSMGRVSIGPGIPSPVIKILLLVTTGIYFLQLLIPQLTGYLAFTPLVTFQSFPLYLYQIVTYMFLHGGFFHLLFNMLMLWMFGTEIERAWGSRSFFRFYLIGGICGALLTLGVFLATGGSAMLGATGGPVVGASGAIYAILIAYWLMFPDRILYLYFFFPVPVKFAVPIMMLIGFFAGGANGGTAHMAHLGGALFGLAHLKLDWRWLAIGRKLKNLRYKRQEAKLHKRRQEAEDIMRKVDAILDKINEVGMENLTKAERKFLEDASSQLSKQKQHRER
- the trxA gene encoding thioredoxin, encoding MSKPMDITDATFENEVLQADRPVVVDFWATWCGPCKMIAPILEEVAGEMGDRIKVTKLDVDSNSKTAGKYNIMSIPSLLFFRNGQVVDQVIGAIPKAQLVARLEKVLAK
- a CDS encoding creatininase family protein produces the protein MERHLQKLSWLTVRQLVPSQIDTIVFPAGTVEGHGSSAIGTDNFIPEIIADGIAERINALVAPTLNYGITRSLIRYNGGSTIAEDNYRRFVRDILDSYADSGFKNIILMNGHGGNNNALKSVAFEFHHERKCNIAVLHWWELCGKMTEQFFGHTGGHSGTDETAMVMSIDPKLGGKEQYDPDLAWYFRPGADIYPVPGTILLYKEGEGYPEFDNKRIQEYRQKVIETVGDFTELVLSRWRKWGM
- a CDS encoding cytochrome c biogenesis protein CcdA, producing MQGSATVEIPTAILAGLLSFLSPCVLPLIPGYLSFISGVSIEDLTSREKAGAHYRKLVLNTVLFVVGFSLVFIFFGAIAPQVGNIFKYKDIFSKVAGVVIFIFGLHVAGVFRIGFLNYEKRFHAGQKKFGVVGSILIGMAFAFGWTPCIGPILAAILTLATQQENVSQGVILLAFYSAGLGIPFILTAVLFNYLIGAFGFIKRHFRAVEIISGSLLMLVGVMIFFDLLQRLSIYLMDWFPALQEIG